Proteins from a genomic interval of Streptomyces sp. NBC_01445:
- a CDS encoding Crp/Fnr family transcriptional regulator, which yields MNASPTVTMVRALPAEYRERLMSVAREVSFPQGTRLFKEGGHADRFWIIRSGNVSLDLHVPGRREAVVEALTHDQLVGWSWLFPPHTWHLGAEATSPVRAYEFDAAAVHDMCREDPALAASVTQWVGSVVAHRLQATRTRLLDLYAP from the coding sequence ATGAACGCTTCTCCCACCGTCACGATGGTGCGGGCATTGCCCGCCGAATACAGGGAACGGCTGATGAGCGTCGCCCGCGAGGTGTCGTTCCCACAGGGCACCCGTCTGTTCAAGGAGGGCGGTCACGCCGACCGGTTCTGGATCATCCGCAGCGGCAATGTCTCTCTCGACCTCCATGTGCCGGGCCGCCGCGAAGCCGTCGTGGAGGCTCTCACCCACGATCAACTCGTCGGCTGGTCCTGGCTGTTCCCACCGCACACCTGGCACCTGGGCGCCGAGGCGACGAGCCCGGTTCGTGCCTACGAGTTCGATGCCGCCGCAGTGCATGACATGTGCCGGGAAGATCCAGCGCTCGCCGCTTCGGTGACCCAATGGGTGGGCAGCGTCGTCGCCCACCGGCTGCAGGCCACGCGGACCCGACTGCTGGACCTGTATGCGCCTTAG